In the Sarcophilus harrisii chromosome 1, mSarHar1.11, whole genome shotgun sequence genome, one interval contains:
- the PGAP4 gene encoding transmembrane protein 246: protein MWTFHKLRLLSWSSPALHFFFLTIVTFGILAPLTCHHLLHSYFYARHWHLDRMSKEFLEQSLKEGEAALHYFEKLQARNFSLPHGERASSRPWLVITIITVYRQPEFHYVLQVVSGFHRLLQQCGPPCRSYQLFLCNVDWNSRHQDATLLANFIPVTSRFANSKGPNISRAVFRNTFEKEKQDYAYCLEKSLQNYNPEYILMVEDDALPEEQIFSVLRHLLETRFSEPHLRNALYLKLYHPERLQHYFNPEPMRILEWFGVGMFLGPLLGWAYVKIAHLPVLNYRIVLFFSLYSMGLVELVGRHYLLELRRLAPALYNVVPTTQCCTPAMLFPASSAQRTVNYLAEISCRNGFAKDMALYSFLQDKNEKAYVVEPNLVRHIGLFSSLRLNYKPKLL from the coding sequence ATGTGGACTTTTCACAAACTGAGGCTGCTTTCCTGGTCCAGCCCCgctctccatttcttcttcttgacCATAGTAACGTTTGGCATTTTGGCCCCCCTGACTTGCCACCACCTCCTGCACTCTTACTTCTACGCCCGCCACTGGCACCTGGATCGGATGAGCAAGGAGTTCCTGGAGCAGAGCTTGAAGGAGGGCGAGGCTGCGCTCCACTACTTTGAGAAACTCCAGGCCCGCAACTTCAGTCTGCCCCATGGTGAACGGGCGTCATCGCGGCCTTGGCTCGTCATCACCATCATTACAGTATACCGACAGCCGGAGTTCCACTATGTCCTACAGGTGGTGTCTGGCTTCCATCGCCTCCTTCAGCAGTGCGGGCCGCCATGCCGGAGTTACCAGCTCTTTCTGTGTAATGTAGATTGGAACTCCAGGCACCAGGATGCCACTCTGCTGGCCAACTTTATCCCCGTGACCAGCCGGTTTGCAAACAGCAAGGGGCCAAACATTAGCAGGGCTGTCTTCAGGAATACGTTTGAGAAAGAGAAGCAGGACTATGCCTATTGCCTGGAGAAGTCCCTGCAGAATTACAACCCAGAATACATCCTGATGGTGGAAGACGACGCCCTTCCTGAAGAGCAGATCTTTAGTGTCTTACGGCACCTCCTGGAAACTAGATTCTCTGAACCACACCTCAGAAATGCCCTTTACCTGAAGCTTTATCATCCCGAGAGGCTCCAGCACTATTTCAACCCAGAGCCCATGAGGATTTTGGAGTGGTTTGGTGTGGGGATGTTCCTGGGGCCCTTGCTCGGCTGGGCTTATGTCAAGATTGCTCACCTCCCGGTACTGAACTACCGCATTGTTCTGTTCTTCTCCTTGTACAGCATGGGGCTGGTGGAGTTGGTGGGCCGGCATTACCTGCTAGAGCTTCGGCGGCTGGCCCCTGCCCTTTACAACGTGGTCCCTACTACACAGTGCTGCACTCCTGCCATGCTTTTTCCTGCATCTTCAGCCCAGAGGACAGTGAACTATCTGGCCGAGATATCCTGCCGCAATGGCTTTGCCAAGGACATGGCTCTCTACTCATTTCTGCAGGACAAGAATGAGAAGGCCTATGTAGTAGAACCTAACCTAGTGAGGCACATTGGGCTCTTCTCCAGCCTCCGGTTGAACTATAAACCCAAATTGTTATAA